A region of Candidatus Omnitrophota bacterium DNA encodes the following proteins:
- a CDS encoding prepilin-type N-terminal cleavage/methylation domain-containing protein, producing the protein MKLTKALKNNRGVTLFEVLVSSFILTIALGGLIASIGHSLYLIDVSGEQTTASEHLHDMVEQIRAEPWDQMGTTFPESVTNGDGNEYAGVVGELVLGNEQIWVRYPASTDLDGDADPDLVEVEVTLQWQDKRGHPHVASLTTFRAR; encoded by the coding sequence ATGAAATTGACCAAAGCACTTAAGAATAATCGGGGGGTCACCCTTTTTGAGGTGCTCGTCAGCAGTTTTATACTGACGATTGCACTTGGGGGACTCATTGCGAGCATCGGGCATTCGCTTTATCTCATCGATGTGAGCGGAGAGCAAACGACGGCCAGCGAGCATCTGCACGATATGGTGGAGCAGATTCGGGCTGAGCCGTGGGATCAGATGGGGACTACCTTCCCGGAGTCTGTCACGAACGGCGACGGGAATGAGTATGCGGGTGTGGTCGGGGAATTGGTGCTCGGCAACGAGCAGATCTGGGTCAGGTATCCGGCAAGTACGGATCTGGACGGAGACGCGGATCCGGACCTGGTTGAAGTTGAAGTCACTTTGCAGTGGCAAGACAAGAGGGGACACCCGCATGTGGCGTCACTCACGACATTCAGGGCCCGCTAA